GCACCTTTTAGTTGAGAAAAATAGGCAATTTCAAAAGCTTCTTCAATGTTTTCATCTCTTAAGCTATTTTCAAAAACTTTTCTTTTGTTTTCATTTAGAGACTCTAAATTTTTAAGAAAAAAGAGCCATTTTTCTATACTTGTAACGGTTTTGTAATCTTCTTCGGACTCTATTTTTTTGTTAAATTTAGGCAACTCAATAAAAACAAAATTCATTTTTTCAAAGTAATCTTTACACTTTTTATCTTTTAGAGATAAAAACCGAATATAATCATCATCAAAACCAAAGTGAGAAAAATCTGTAATCCCAATAAAATAAACAGGTTTCAACTTATAATCCCAACGACCTTTAATCCCCATATCAACAAACTGTTTAGAAGTGTAAAAAACAGCTCGATCAATAAAAAAATCTTGATTCGCTCTCTGTAATTCGACGATTATTTCTTTTCCGTTTTCATCAATTGCGAAAATATCAAAAATAGATTTTTTCTCTTCTTGAAAATCTCCAACTTTCTCTAAATTACCAAACTCAATAGACTTAATTGGTGACTTTAATTGTAAAATCGCATTCAAAAAATCGATTGTGATGTTTTTGTGATTTTCGTTAGCAAAAATTCGCTTAAAACCAAAATCCGTTAATGGATCTATAAAAAATAGGCATTTTGTTTCCTTTAAAACAG
This is a stretch of genomic DNA from Thiovulum sp. ES. It encodes these proteins:
- a CDS encoding putative transposase or invertase (TIGRFAM: conserved hypothetical protein (putative transposase or invertase)); translated protein: MNAILQLKSPIKSIEFGNLEKVGDFQEEKKSIFDIFAIDENGKEIIVELQRANQDFFIDRAVFYTSKQFVDMGIKGRWDYKLKPVYFIGITDFSHFGFDDDYIRFLSLKDKKCKDYFEKMNFVFIELPKFNKKIESEEDYKTVTSIEKWLFFLKNLESLNENKRKVFENSLRDENIEEAFEIAYFSQLKGAERIKYESELKDRRDKFSEIKTAHNEGVQKGIEQGLEQGRKAGILEIAKNLLLANAPLDLIISSTGLSQQEIESI